The following proteins are co-located in the Solanum pennellii chromosome 8, SPENNV200 genome:
- the LOC107026981 gene encoding uncharacterized protein LOC107026981: MTKFRKLNRPTGHRMSMLRTMVSQLVKHERIETTVAKAKEVRRLADNMVQFGKEGTLCAARQAAAFVRGDDVIHKLFTELAYRYKDRAGGYTRMLRTRIRVGDAAPMAYIEFIDRENELRQSKPPNPQPPQRPAMDPWTRSRLSRQFAPPKEEKISDSDS, translated from the exons ATGACCAAATTCAGGAAATTGAATCGTCCGACGGGACATCGGATGTCCATGCTCAG GACAATGGTGTCACAATTAGTGAAGCACGAGCGGATTGAAACCACCGTTGCTAAG GCAAAGGAAGTCAGAAGGTTGGCCGACAATATGGTTCAGTTTGGAAAGGAG GGAACTCTATGTGCTGCAAGACAGGCAGCTGCCTTTGTGCGTGGGGATGATGTCATTCATAAGCTCTTTACTGAATTGGCTTACAGATACAA AGATAGAGCTGGTGGATACACGAGAATGCTCCGAACTCGCATTCGAGTAGGTGATGCTGCACCAATGGCCTATATAGA GTTTATTGATAGAGAAAATGAACTTAGACAATCCAAACCACCAAATCCTCAACCCCCACAGAGACCAGCCATGGATCCCTGGACAAGATCTCGGCTTAGCCGGCAGTTTGCACCTCCTAAGGAGGAGAAAATCTCTGACTCTGATAGTTAG